The Neodiprion fabricii isolate iyNeoFabr1 chromosome 4, iyNeoFabr1.1, whole genome shotgun sequence genome window below encodes:
- the LOC124180041 gene encoding uncharacterized protein LOC124180041, whose translation MQLVAFILLGCCVVAHSVPLSDSLAVEKVPDSEAKRSFTESEGAQLSESRITRTKRSGGGSGGFLAGIGSAILGKVAEASSGASTGSSDGSAKSHQYESVEYGPPVHDYDEKNFDVWSFKKAILNTLFQALKAIGGGVIALKGKLIKGGGIVVSAKGNIISAKGEAITSLGRHIAASAVLTPPKPVQHYHYEPPAHVPVSGHDSYAGPPPSAYGHHGGYAAHASPDSSYGHTAYASPSDDADNPGLVIVKPAEDPGVLPASDQDEESSPYPVYKPESEHHHHHHEVEIITPRHPPLSALSESFGGNQKDSGSGSGIGNLISQISSASSSSSQSNKHREEHREEHHEEESDHHHHRHNQEDEHADPPKLDFSSLALPAQFGRPHFGKSPFDFGMAPFGAGHQGLDDGFVMMMFPKPVVEVPVLHSQGPRSYLPPSKNYIHEEFGSLRGGPLNYGPLTKRSGVGMASKIGEIRIVPSIGYMLKGSRAFRG comes from the exons ATGCAG CTCGTCGCATTCATCTTGCTGGGATGCTGCGTGGTCGCCCACTCAGTTCCGCTCTCCGACTCTTTGGCGGTGGAAAAAGTGCCGGATTCCGAGGCGAAGAGAAGTTTCACCGAATCTGAGGGCGCGCAATTGTCCGAAAGTAGGATCACGAGGACGAAAAGATCCGGGGGTGGATCGGGGGGATTTTTGGCGGGAATCGGTAGCGCGATTCTCGGCAAGGTTGCCGAGGCTTCGAGCGGCGCCAGCACCGGAAGTAGCGACGGAAGCGCAAAATCGCATCAGTACGAATCCGTCGAATATGGACCGCCGGTGCACGAC TACGACGAGAAGAACTTCGACGTATGGTCGTTCAAGAAGGCTATACTGAACACGCTCTTTCAAGCACTGAAGGCGATCGGCGGGGGTGTGATTGCCCTAAAGGGGAAGCTGATCAAGGGGGGCGGAATAGTAGTATCGGCAAAGGGTAACATAATCAGCGCGAAAGGCGAGGCGATAACGTCCCTCGGTCGTCACATAGCCGCAAGTGCAGTTTTGACGCCGCCGAAACCTGTGCAGCATTACCACTACGAACCGCCGGCCCACGTTCCAGTTTCAG GCCATGATTCCTACGCTGGTCCACCGCCCAGCGCGTATGGTCACCATGGAGGATACGCGGCTCACGCATCACCGGACAGCAGCTACGGTCACACGGCGTACGCATCGCCGTCGGACG ACGCAGATAATCCGGGACTGGTGATAGTAAAACCTGCCGAAGACCCAGGAGTACTGCCGGCTAGCGATCAGGACGAGGAAAGTTCACCGTATCCGGTCTACAAACCGGAATCCGagcaccatcatcatcatcacgaAGTCGAGATAATCACCCCGAGACATCCGCCGCTTTCGGCACTGTCGGAGAGCTTCGGGGGCAACCAAAAGGACTCTGGATCAGGAAGCGGGATCGGTAACCTGATCAGCCAGATATCCTCCGCCTCGAGCTCGAGCTCGCAATCGAATAAGCATCGCGAGGAACACCGTGAGGAACACCACGAGGAGGAGTCtgaccaccaccaccatcgcCACAACCAAGAAGATGAACACGCCGATCCACCGAAGCTGGACTTCTCGTCCTTGGCACTGCCGGCTCAGTTCGGTCGTCCACACTTTGGGAAAAGTCCTTTTGACTTTGGGATGGCGCCATTTGGGGCGGGTCACCAGGGTCTGGATGACGGCTTCGTGATGATGATGTTCCCGAAGCCGGTGGTCGAGGTTCCCGTCCTCCACTCGCAGGGTCCCAGGAGTTATTTACCACCATCGAAGAACTACATTCATGAGGAATTCGGGAGCCTTCGTGGCGGTCCGCTTAATTACGGACCCCTGACGAAGAGATCCGGGGTCGGAATGGCGTCGAAAATTGGGGAGATAAGAATCGTTCCGTCGATCGGTTACATGTTGAAAGGCTCACGGGCTTTTAGGGGGTAG